The DNA segment TTAAATTAATTCAGGATTTACTGGCTCCCTCTCCGGTAAAGAACCGTAGCCTGTTTCAGCTTTTGATGGATAAGCTGCCGCCCGATCATAAAGCGAAGTGGTTTGCCGGAGCCGCGCTCAATTCTGCGGATCAGGCGATGGCATCGGTCATGTCAACAGCCATGAGCCGTCTGAATGCGTTCCTGGACAGTGAGATGGAGCAGATTCTGTGTTTTGACAGTACGCTGGATACGGAAACCTTCTGTTCACAGAAGTCCGCGATTTTCATTGTGCTCCCGGAAGAAGATAACACCAAGTATTTTATGGTTTCCCTATTCCTCCAGCAGCTCTATCGGGAAATGCTGACCATTGCCAATGAGCATGGCGGAAAGCTGCCGAACCGGGTAATGATGTTTGCCGATGAGATTGGTACAATCCCCAAAATCGAGTCCATGGAGATGATGTTCTCCGCTGGTCGGTCCAGGCGGATCAGCATGGTCCCGATTATCCAGAGCTTCGCACAGCTGGAGAAAAACTACGGGAAAGAAGGTTCCAGCATCATCATTGATAACTGCCAGGACATTTTGTTCGGAGGTTTTGCGCCTAATTCGGAAAGTGCAGAGATTCTGTCCAAAGCGTTGGGAAACCGGACGGTGCTTTCCGGCTCCATCTCCAGAGGGAAGAATGATCCCAGTCAGAGCCTGCAGATGATCAGCCGCTCGTTAATGTCGCCGGATGAACTGAAAACTCTACCGAAAGGACATTTCATTCTGGCTAAGACAGGAAACTGTCCCATGCAGACCGAACTTCCCCTGTTTTTAAATTGGGGAATCTGTTTCGGGGGAACCTTATGAAGTCCCAGAGCAGGCAGCGCGGCAGGTATTTTATGCAGACCGGTTTGAACTGGAGGAGGAAATCGTGCGGCGCAGGGATGAGGAAGAAGATGATGGATGGGAGGATATGCCGGCGGAGCAAACAGCTCCTCCACACTCTGGTGGACAGGTTCATGCTGCGGCTCCTCATATGCGGGAGCGCAGAAGTGCCTCTATGCGTCCACCCCTCCGTACCGATTAGAAAGGCAGGTGAGGTCCATAGGATATTTTGCAAACATTTACGGGCAGGATTTACCGCACCGGGCCAAAACCGTGTATATGTACCTAAAAGACCGCTGCAATAAAGAGAACCAATGCTATCCGGCCATTGGGACAATAGCCAAAGAGCTGAACCTGTCCCGCAGGACAGTAGAGCGGGCCATCAATGATTTAATTCGGGCAGGACTTCTTAAAAAAGAGCAGCGATGGAGGGAAAATGGCGGTAAAAGCAGCCTGCTCTATACTCTGATTGAGAGCAGTTAAAATCAAATACGCCGCCAAGGGGACGCTCTGTCCTTTTGGTGGCGTATGGAATATGGCATAGTGACATATGTAGGGAAGGGATCACCTGAAGAAATGCGTTAAAGGCAGAGAAAAGAATTAGTATCCGTGTTCCCTGTCCGCAGTATCCAACATCTTCTGTATAGCTGTGCGAATGACTTCCTTGTCCCTCTGGTTTAACCTCATCAGCATACGGATGAGTTGTTCATCCTCGTTGTCTATGGCCTGTAACTGCGGGTGGAGGATGGCGTCGCCTGGTATATTCAGTGTTTCTACAAGCCGCAGGAGATTGTCCAGGATTGGGCGTTTTTCTTCATTTTCAAGGGCCATGAGGAAGCGTGTAGTGATGCCGACCTTCTCAGCGACCTCCTCTTGGGTTCGGTCGGCGTCAAGACGGTATTTTTTAAATATAGGCCCCATGTAGGAAATATCTAATTTTTCTGGTTTATCCACTATTAGTTCACCTCCAACACCATTTTACAGTTCGGGTACACAGTAGTGAACGCATTGTTATTTCGTGAAAAACATGAACAAATTTTGCTTTAAAGTTGTGCTAACGAGGAAATGTTTCATACAAGAGGATTGCGTGGGTAAATAGCAATCTGAGAGTCCCGTTTGTAATCCAAGAGTCTCTTTTTGTAATTTAAAATCCTGTTTTGTAAGTGAGATTCCCATTTTGTAAATGAAACTCCCGTTTTGTAAGCGAGATTCCCGGATTTTCATTCGCACATAGATATGGTATAATACATTCAGCAGTAAATTTGCGCACAACAACCAGAGATCAATCCCCTCTCGAAATTTTTGTATTCGGAGAATCCATCCCTGCTTTAGCTGGATATGATTGTTCTTTTCTGGCGGCTCTTTCGCAAATTTATTTGTTACTTTTTGAGAAGTTTGGGCTTCAGGATGATATTCTCGGCGGCAACCGGTGAACATCCAAGTTTCTTGAGCACATCTTCTCCGTAATAAAAGCTGAACGTTTCGTATGGGCTGCGGTTGTTCAGCTTTTTTCTTTTGTACGAATTGATATGATCCATCATCCGGTAAATATCGGACTGTGTCAGATCATCGAAACTGCTTCCCTTGGGCAGAATACGCCGTATCAGTTCGTGGTTTACTTCACAGGCCCCTTTTTGATATGGCGCACTGGGATCACAATAAAATACGTTCGTTCGGTTACAGGGAACAGTGTCACGCCGCTCCATTTCTTTTGGATTTGAGAACTCACTCCCGTTGTCTGTCAGGATAACCGGAAACAAACGGCTGAACAGCTCTGGGCCGAGAACTTTATCCAACAGCTTTATAATCCGTATCACAGAGGCAGACGTATTCGCATCCCGCAGAAACGCCAGCATCAAGCTGGTTTCAACAAAGTGTATGGTAAGCAGACATTTGCCTCCGGCACGGCCGATCACCGTGTCCATCTGCACAATGGCAGTTTCCGGATTATTCTCCAGAAACTTCTGGAAATCCGTATAACTACGCCCGATGCGGCAGCCCCTGTCCACTTTGAATTCGGGCTGCTTATAACGGGGACGATATTTAACTTTACGTGGCAGATCAATGTTCCTGATGTCAAAAAGCTGGGCATCCACATAGTTATACAAGGTCTTCTCGCTGCACATCAGTTCATCAACGTGATCCAGATAGATCTGATGGAGTGACTGCCCGTTTTTGACCAGAGGACTGATGATCCGATTGATCCTGGCGATATCCCCTTCATTGGATAGAATTCCTGTCCGGGCTTCCGAGATTGCATGATGAGCCCTTTCATGTGCATCTGCCGGACCATAAATACGCTTCAGCAGCGTGCATTTCGGAAGCTGACCGCATCCATTACAAACATAAGGCGGTTTATTTTTGACAGAACAAACGTCCTCTATAAAATCCGGACAGTGAAGCGTGCACTCCGGGCATAAACTGCATTTGTATGCGGATGGATGCGTACAGCTCGTTCCGCACAGTTTTTTTGCTTTGCATGAAATGCGGAATTTACAAGGATTATAAGGATATCCGGGCCGTCCGCTTTTCTTGTCATGGGAATACTTTTTAATCTCCTTGGCAATCGTTGTACGGTCCTTACCCAGTTCTTTTCCGATTGCACCAAAGGAGGCATTCTCCTGAAGGCGCTGTGCAAGGATGATCCGATCTTCATAGGATAAAAACTTTGACATGGTGGCTCCTTTCCCGCCGCCAGAAATCAAAGCATAACAGAAAAGAGACCAACGATCCAGTCCGTCTCCTTCTGTTTGTAAAAGAAAATCCATACCTTTCTTTTACATCAATAATAATTCACTTTTTACACCCATCCGAGATAGAGGGTATGGAATCTCGGATTACAATTAAGGAAGAGGATTGCGTGGGCATTAGTTCTAGGTCTATGGCATTCTCATATTTTTACTGAATTTTATATTAAGCAGTATTTAAAAAGAAAGCTCCTACCCAAAAAGTGCGTTCTTGTGAGTAATGGAGCCTCATGTTACCATTCAACTGAATACACCAAAAGGGGATGTTTAAAATGAACGATATTGAAACAGGGCCGGTCCGTCCACCTTCTGAGAGTAACAGCTTGCTCATTCGTGTAACACGAGGGTGTCACTGGAATAAATGTTATTTTTGCGGACTATATAAATCCATGAAATTTTCCATGCGTCCAATAGAGGATATAATCAGCGATATAAAAGCACAATCAGAACAGCGCAGTAACCAACGGTACAAATCCTGTTTTTTACAAGACGGAGATGCCCTGGTATTGAAAACAGAATATCTGCTAAAAATTCTGGATGCTCTGCATCACTACTTTCCCGCACTGGAGTCCGTCACTACTTATGCCCGCGCTGACAGTATAACACGCAAATCTCTATCAGAACTGAAACTGTTACGGGAATATGGTCTGAACCATCTGTATTGCGGGATGGAAACAGGCTCAGATCGTGTTCTTCAGCTCGTCAATAAAGGCTTTGATTCCAATACAGTTATACAAAGCGGCTGTCTGGCGAAAGAAGCAAATATGACATTATCGGAATTTATTTTGCTGGGAATTGGAGGGAAAGAATACTCCGAAGAAAATGCACGAAAAACAGCGGATGCACTCAACATTATACGGCCCGATTTTATCCGTGTTCATGCCACTGGTTTTAAGCCAGGAACGATGATGTGGCAGCTTATCCAAGAGGGGACTATTTCGCTGCAATCGGAGGAAGAAATCGTTCGGGAGCAACGGTTGTTTTTACAATGTCTGAAAGAGATGAACAGTTACTATGTGAACGAACATATTGTGAATCTGCTTTTAGAAGTGAGGGGTAATTTACTTTCAGAGAAAGATCAGATGCTTTCAGACATCGACCGCTTTCTGAGCCTCCCACCAGAGGAAAGATTGTTATTTGCCGTAGGCCGTAGGTTTAATGTATTCTTCTTTTTGGACGATCTGAAAAAGTCAGAGCTGCGCAGTCAGGCTCGATTATATATGGACGAAATCAAAAAGAAAAATCCCAATGTGGATTTTGCATTCCTGTGCAATTATGTACGACAGTCCCAGATATAAAAAGAAATCCGACACAGCTTAATGCGTCTGCATCTGCTGTGCCGGATTCTTTATTTTCTCATGGATGGGCAGCAAGGGAGCTGCACATCCAGTCCGTCCAGATAACTGGTTCCCCAATTACACATAGCCTCCAAAACGGGGACAATGCTTTTCCCAAAGGATGTTAAAGAATAGATTGTCTTTGGAGGATTTTCCGGTATTACTTCTCTGGAAACCAGTCCGCTTTGCTGAAGATCCCGGAGCTGCTGCGAAAGCATCTTCGCTGTGGCCTTTGGAATGAGCCGCTGAAGCTCCATGTAGTGAAGTGGCTGTTCGATAAGATGCCATAAGATGAGTGGCTTATATTTACCACCGATCAAGGATAATGTCGCCTCCACAGGGCAACTAAAGTTTTCTGCTTGCATATTCGTACCTCCCTTGACGAAAGAGCACTTTCCTTTTGGGTACTATCTTCCCGGAAAGTACATTCTTGTGAAAAAAATTTGCGGTGCTACAATATAGTCGATGGTTGATTTGACATATAGAACACACAGAAAGGATGTTATAACTATGGAATTACTTGAAATCGCTAAAAAGCGTTTCTCTGTCCGGAACTATACCAATCAGAAGGTGGAGCCTGAAAAGCTGGCCAAAATTTTGGAGGCCGCGCACGTTGCTCCGACGGCAGCTAATCTTCAGCCGGTTCATCTGATTGTTGCCCAGAGTGATGAGGCCCTTGCGAAGGTGGGCGAGGCCGCCGAGGTTTATGGAGCGCCGCTGGCAATTATCGTGTGTGCAGACCACAACAAAGCATGGGTGCGGCCCTTTGACAAAAAGCAGACCGGCGACATTGACGCCTCTATCCTGACTGACCACATGATGCTCCAGGCAACGGAACTGGGCCTGGGAAGTGTTTGGGTATGCTACTTTAAGCCGGACGTTCTGAGCAAGGCATTTCATCTGCCTGCCAATCTGGAGCCGATCAATATCCTCGCTATCGGCTACTCCGCCGAGGGCGAGGGCGATCCGAACCGCTTTGCCGCTCAGCGCATTCCTATGGATAAACTGGTTTCCTACGATATGCTGTAAACAATCGCCGTACCGAGGCGCAACCCTTTTTCACAGGGCTGCGCCTCTTTATCTTTCAGAGATATGGGCGTAGGTTTCTTCTAAAATCCACTTGATATGTTCGTCGCATAAAGCGTAGAATACATTTTTCCCGACTTTATGTGGGGAAACCAGCTTTGCAAATTTTAGAATTTTCAGTTGATGGGAAACTGCGGATTCGGACATATTCATTTGCGTGGCCAGTTCATTCACGCAATATTCCCGGCCCATAAGCGCCCATAGGATTTTCATGCGAGTGAAATCGCCCATTGCTTTGTGCAGCTCAGATAACCGATCTATGTCCGCTGCGTCAGGTATAAGTACGCATGATTTTTGCTGTTGCTCCATAGTGACCTCCAATCTTTCGTATTTGACAGCTGTACTATTTGCGGGTATTCTATTTTTGGAAAGGAGGCGGCCGATATGTCGCACTACCATTTGCCCCATAATCATGGACAAGACATTGATAAAGTTTTAGATAAAATGCCTGCGGAAGAAAACTTCCGGGATATAGCGATCCTTTTTCAGCAGTTGAGTGATCCGTCACGCCTGCGGCTCCTGTGGCTGTTGTGCCACAGTGAGGAATGTGTCTGCAATTTAGCGGCAGCGGTACAAATGAGCGCACCGGCCATTTCCCACCACTTGAAAAATCTGAAAAGCAGCGGCCTGATTACCAGCCGCAGGGAGGGAAAGGAAGTCTACTATACTTTATCCAACACAGGCCCTGCAAAACTTCTCCATAAAACCGTTGATGCCTTGTTTGAAATATCTTGTCCGACTGATTGATAAGTGAAATGCGCCGCTGTCCATTGTGGAAACAGCGGCGCATTCTTATATCCCTGCTTATCTGTCAACGTGTCGCGGGGAGGAATTTCTTTACCCGCATCGCTCGAATCGCATTTAGAATAGCGATGACCGATACGCCAACATCTGCAAAAACGGCTGCCCACATATTTGCGTATCCAGTAGCTCCCAAAATCAAAACTAAAATCTTGACGCCGAGAGCAAACACGATATTCTCATTTGCAATACGGATTGTCTTTCTGGCAATCTGGACAACTGCGGAGATCTTCGAGGGTTCATCTGTCATCAAAACCACGTCCGCAGCCTCAATCGCCGCATCGGAACCAAGACCGCCCATGGCAATACCTACATCCGCACGAGCAAGCACAGGCGCATCGTTGATTCCATCGCCAACAAACACCAGTTTCCCCTTTTCGGTGGTCTGCCGGAGCATCATTTCTACACGGTCAACCTTGTCCGCCGGGAGCAATTCGGTATATGCCTGATCCAGCCCCAGCTTTTGCGCCACTTTCTTTCCGACGGCATCTGCATCGCCGGTGAGCATGACGGTTTTCCTGACGCCGACTTCCTTTAACGCTTTGATTGCAGACGGAGCATCTGCTTTGATTTCATCTTCAATGACAATATAACCAGCATATTTTCCGTTGCAGGCCAGATAGATGACTGTACCAATGGCATTCGAGGGGATATAGGCAATTCCTTCTCTATCCATCAGTTTTGCGTTGCCAGCGAGAATTGTTTTCCCATCTATGACAGCGCGGACGCCGTGACCGGCAATTTCCTGCACATCACTAATGCGGCTGTGGTCGATCTTCTTACCATACGCCTTTTTTATGGAGAGTGAGATCGGATGGTTGGAGTAGTCCTCGGCATAAGCTGCCAGCTCCAAAAGCTGTGCCTCTTTCATGCTCACTGCATTGATCTGGCTGACCGCAAAAGAACCCTTTGTTAAGGTGCCGGTTTTATCGAATACCACAACCTCCGTATGGGCCAGCGATTCCAAATAGTTACTGCCTTTGACAAGGACGCCGATTTTGGATGCACCGCCGATGCCGCCAAAGAAACTAAGCGGAATAGAGATAACCAGAGCGCAGGGGCAGGAAATCACAAGGAAGGTCAGCGCCCGGTAAATCCAGACTGTGAATGGCTGTCCAGTGACAAGAGGCGGCAGAACTGCAAGGGCAATCGCTGCAAAGACCACAATCGGGGTGTAGTAGCGGGCAAAACGGCTGATAAAGTTTTCTGTTTTTCCTTTTTTATCACTGGCATTCTCCACAAGGTCCAAAATTTTTGCAACAGTGGATTCCCCATACTTTTTAGTGGTCTGAATGGTCAGGATGCCTGTCTGGTTGATGCACCCGCTGATTACTTCCATCCCAGGTTCCACGTCACGGGGCATGGATTCGCCGGTGAGAGCAGATGTATCCAAAGCGGACGTGCCTTTGATGATTTTACCATCCAGCGGCACCCGTTCACCAGGCTTTACTACAATCGTATCCCCGATGTTTACTTCTTCAGGATCGACCTGTTCAAGTTTTCCATTCCGTTCTACATTTGCATAGTCAGGGCGAATATCCATCAGGCTTGCAATGGATTTTCTGGATTTGGAAACCGCATAGGACTGGAACCATTCCCCTACCTGATAGAACAGCATAACGGCTACGCCCTCGGAGTGTTCTCCTAAGATCAGTGCGCCAATAGTGGCAATCGTCATCAGAAAGTTTTCATCGAATACCTGTCCATGCAGGATATTGGTGAGAGCCTTCCAGACAATATCCCAGCCGATTACAACATAGCAGACCAGAAATACTGCCATTTCCGCAGTCGGATCAAGTGTGAGCAGACTGCCGGCAGCGAACAGCACTGCCGCAATGATAATGCGGAAAAGCAGGTGCTTTTGTTTTCGTGTCATAATAAACATCTCCTTTCAGTCAAACACCGGCTGCCGTTTCTGGCAGCCGGTGTTCAGCTTTTCTTACGCCTTGACCGTCACATCCGGCTCAATCTTTTTGATAAGCGCCTTGGCCTCAGCCAGAATTGCGTCGAAGCGGTCATCCGGAGCATCCAGAACCATCTTCTGGCTCAGGAAGTTCACTTCCACGTCATTTACGCCGTCGATTTTCTGTACGGCTTTCTGAATCTTGGCGGCACAGTGGCCGCAGTCAAGGTCGATCAGCTTAATGGTCTTTTTCATCACAAAGACCCCCTTTCCTTTTAGTATTTGGTTGGTTTGACATGGCTGAACAATTAAACGTTCATTTAACTGTTACGGGCACAGTATATTCACACAACGGCTTAAAGTCAACGGATTTGGAAAGGGTTCTGCCCTTTGGATTATAAAACCTGCTGATTGGATTTAAGATTTAAAGGCCACACATTTTCACAGACATTTACCATCTGATTTTTCAAAATTAAGCTGATTGGATTTGAAAACCTGCCTATCGGAGCGGACAAACAATTAAGACAATGCCTATAATGAAAAATGGTCCAATGACCTTGCACGCAGACTTTGTGACCGGGGCGGCGGCATCTTTCCCCCAAGATACCGAAAGCCCCTTTTCATAACAGTTTTTAGTTCCCCACGGGGGAGGGGTACTGCGGCGCAAAAATATAATTGAGAAAAAAGGGATGATTTTGCAAAAAGAACAATTCGACATTACAGGCATGACCTGTTCGGCCTGCTCTGCCAGGATTGAAAAGAGTGTCGGCAAGCTGCCCGGAATCAAAGAAGTATCGGTCAATTTGTTGAAAAACAGCATGGTTGCCTCTTACGACGAAGCCATTCTGGATACGGCAGGAATTGTCCAGGCTGTTGAAAAGGCCGGATATGGAGCCATACCAAAGACCTCTGCTCAAAGCAAAAACCGCTCACCTGCACCAGCATCGAAAGCGGAAGTCAGTACGGTTCAAGCCGAATACAAGCAAATGAAACAGAGACTGTTGCTTTCCGCGCTTTTTACGATTCCACTGTTTTACATCTCCATGGGACACATGATGGGGTGGCCGCTCCCCGGTTTTCTGCTGGGAATGGAAAATGCAATCAGCTTTGCATTTACCCAGTTTCTTTTGTTGATTCCGGTGGTATTTATCAATTTCAAATATTACCGGATGGGGTTTAAGACCTTATTCCATGGCTCCCCCAACATGGATTCCTTGATTGCCATAGGCTCCAGCGCCGCAATTATTTATGGCATCTACGCCATATATAAGATCGGCATTGGGTTCGGCCATGGGGATATGGCTACGGTCCATAGCTTTATGATGGACCTGTATTTTGAATCCGCAGGCATGATCCTCACGCTCATCACTTTGGGGAAAACGCTGGAGGCCCGCGCCAAGGGTAAGACCTCAGATGCGATCACAAAGCTGATGAATCTGGCCCCTAAGACCGCTACGGTGGAACGGGATGGTCAGGAACTCCAGATACCTGTGGAAGAAGTGCAGTTGGGTGAAACCATAATCGTAAAAGCCGGTGAATCGGTGCCGGTGGATGGAACCGTTATCGAAGGCTTTGCGTCCATTGATGAATCCGCCTTGACCGGCGAAAGCATCCCTGTGGAAAAACACATTGGGGACAAAGTGATCGGCGCAACGACCAGTAAGTCCGGCTATTTCAAAATGCAGGCCACCAAAGTGGGGGATGATACCACATTGGCTCAAATCGTCCGGCTGGTGGATGAAGCGACCAGCTCCAAAGCTCCCATTGCAAAAATGGCAGATAAGGTCAGCGGTGTGTTTGTGCCGGTAGTCATCAGCATTTCCCTGATTGCAATCATTATATGGCTGCTGTTGGGGTACGGATTTGAATTTGCCCTGTCCATCGGCATCTCTATTTTAGTCATTTCCTGTCCCTGCGCGTTGGGGCTGGCTACTCCCACCGCCATCATGGTGGGAACCGGAAAAGGCGCAACAAACGGGATTTTAATCAAATCGGCGGAGGCCCTGGAAACGGCTCACGACATCAATACGGTTGTTCTGGATAAAACAGGAACCATTACACAGGGAACCCCGGTGGTAACGGATCTGCTCTGCAAAGCAGGCATTCAGAAAAAGGAACTTTTGCAGATTGCAGCTTCCCTGGAAAAGCTGTCGGAACACCCTCTGGCAGATGCGATTGTGGCAGAGGCAGATAATGAGAAACTTCCGCTGCTGCCGGCCAGTGAATTTACACAGATTCCAGGCCAGGGAATTGTCGGAAGAATCGGGACTGACCTCTGTTTGGCCGGAAATCGCCGGTTGCTGAACAACCATCAGATTGAAGGCGGCCATCTTCTTCAGCTTGGCGAGGACATGGCTATGGACGGAAAAACGCCATTGTTCTTTGCCCGTGGAGGAGAGTTGATCGGTGTGATTGCCGTGGCAGATGTGGTGAAACCCACCAGCAAGCAGGCGGTGCAGGAGTTGAGCCGATTAGGGCTTGAAGTAGTTATGCTGACCGGGGATAACGCTAAGACCGCAGAGGCCATCCGGCGTCAAGTCGGCGTGGATCGAGTTGTAGCGGAAGTGTTTCCGCAGGATAAAGAAAAAGAGATACGGCGGCTGCAAAGCGAAGGGAAAAAGGTTGCCATGGTGGGAGACGGTATCAATGACGCTCCTGCCCTTGCCAGAGCCGATGTTGGTATCGCCATCGGAGCAGGTACAGATGTTGCGATTGAGTCAGCGGATATTGTTTTGATGAAAAGCGATCTGCTGGATGTGTCTACCGCCGTACAGCTCAGCAAAGCGGTTATCCGTAATATCAAGCAAAATCTGTTCTGGGCATTTATTTATAATGTCATCGGGATTCCGGTAGCTGCCGGATTGTTCTATTTGTCTTTTGGGTTGAAGTTGAACCCGATGATTGGAGCCTTTGCCATGAGTTTCAGTTCCGTATTTGTTGTATCCAATGCGCTGCGGTTAAGATGGTTTAAGGCGAAACACATTTCCTCTATGGAGTTGGGGACATTCCAGTCAGACAGCTCATCAAATAGCAAAGAAGATAGAAAAGGAGAAATTCACATGGAAAAGACACTGAAGATTGAAGGTATGGTTTGCGGGAACTGCGTAAAGCACGTCGATAAGGCGCTGCGGGAAATCCAGGGCGTGGAACAGGTTGAAGTCAGCCTGGAGGATAAGTCGGCAAAGGTACAGATGGGTTGTACCGTATCGGACGATGTGCTGAAGGCGGCTATCGAAGATGCTGGCTATCAGGTTGTCGAGATCCAGTAAGCGGCCTGCCTATGAAAGCAAAAAGGAGCGACATCACCCACAAACTGAAAATTGCGAGAGGGCAGATAGACGGAATCCTGCAAATGGTGGAGGAAGATCGCTATTGTGTGGATATATCTACCCAAATTCAGGCAACAATGGCATTGCTTAAAAGCGCCAACCAACAGATATTGCAAGCCCATATTCGGAGTTGTGTCCGGGAGGCGCTGCAAACGGATGCTGAAAATCCAAAGTTGGAAGAAGCCTTGAAACTGCTGGAGAAAATGGCACAATGATACCGGGAGCGGAAAGGCGTTCAGCCTTTTCCGCTCCTGATTTTGTGTCAATTTGGATTGCTATTCCTGCGGTTTGGAGCGTACAAACGCCCCGCAATTTTATATACTTTTTATGGTTAGACGTGGCTAATATCAAATAGGAGGTAACGTGATGAAACAATCACTGGATACAAGAACAAAGCTGCTTACACAGCGCCCCTTCTCGCTGATGCTGGAGCTGAGCATCCCTGCGGTCCTCGGCATGGTTGTTGTGGGCCTCTATAACATGATGGATTCCATCTTTGTCGGACAGATGGTTGGGGATATTCAGATGGGAGCCGTATCGGTTTCCTATCCGTTTACCCTGATCAACGCCGGTTCCGCAGCCATGTTGGGCGTGGGTTCCGCCTCAATCTTATCGAGAGCCATTGGCAAAAAGGACAACGATACGGTAAAGAAGATCATGGGCAATCTGGTTGCTGCTGTTGTGATCCTATCTGTGATTTACACAGTCATCGGCATGGTCTTTACCCGTCAGCTTTTATCTCTGGCCGGAGCCAGTGACAATATCCTGAACTACGCCGAAAAGTATCTGCGGATTATATTTGCTGGTTCTCTGCTGGTCAACTTCTTCCAAAGCGCAAACATGGTGATCCGAGGAGAAGGCCAGCTCAAGAAAGCAATGTTCATCATCGCCAGCGGTGCTATCCTGAACATTATTCTTGACCCCATTTTTATTTCCATTCTGAATCCTTATGGGATGGGGATTGAGGCTGCTGCTTATGCTACTGTGCTGTCCCAGTTTGTCCAGGCTGCGATTACTGTGTGGTACTTCAAAAAGAAAAGTCCAAATGTAAAAATAGGCCGTATCCGTATTGATGGGCCTATTCTCCGTCAGGTGCTTGCGGTTGGCATCTCTGCTCTGTTGATGCAAGTTTTGACCCTTGTTCAGCAGACCGTGATTTACCGTGTAGCTGCCAACTATGGCGGAGAGACTTCACAGATCCTTTTGGGTGCTGCCCTGCGGTTCTGGAATTTCTCCTTTGTCCCTCTGTGGGGAATCAGTCAGGGATTCCAGCCTGCGGCCGGTACGAACTACGGAGCAAAGGATTATGACCGTGTAAAGCTACTGACCAAAGTATTCATTGCGGCGGCCACCGTCCTGTCCCTG comes from the Eubacteriaceae bacterium Marseille-Q4139 genome and includes:
- a CDS encoding winged helix-turn-helix transcriptional regulator translates to MSHYHLPHNHGQDIDKVLDKMPAEENFRDIAILFQQLSDPSRLRLLWLLCHSEECVCNLAAAVQMSAPAISHHLKNLKSSGLITSRREGKEVYYTLSNTGPAKLLHKTVDALFEISCPTD
- a CDS encoding winged helix-turn-helix transcriptional regulator; amino-acid sequence: MEQQQKSCVLIPDAADIDRLSELHKAMGDFTRMKILWALMGREYCVNELATQMNMSESAVSHQLKILKFAKLVSPHKVGKNVFYALCDEHIKWILEETYAHISER
- a CDS encoding helix-turn-helix transcriptional regulator, which produces MDKPEKLDISYMGPIFKKYRLDADRTQEEVAEKVGITTRFLMALENEEKRPILDNLLRLVETLNIPGDAILHPQLQAIDNEDEQLIRMLMRLNQRDKEVIRTAIQKMLDTADREHGY
- a CDS encoding helix-turn-helix domain-containing protein; the encoded protein is MGGYAGGANSSSTLWWTGSCCGSSYAGAQKCLYASTPPYRLERQVRSIGYFANIYGQDLPHRAKTVYMYLKDRCNKENQCYPAIGTIAKELNLSRRTVERAINDLIRAGLLKKEQRWRENGGKSSLLYTLIESS
- a CDS encoding IS30 family transposase: MSKFLSYEDRIILAQRLQENASFGAIGKELGKDRTTIAKEIKKYSHDKKSGRPGYPYNPCKFRISCKAKKLCGTSCTHPSAYKCSLCPECTLHCPDFIEDVCSVKNKPPYVCNGCGQLPKCTLLKRIYGPADAHERAHHAISEARTGILSNEGDIARINRIISPLVKNGQSLHQIYLDHVDELMCSEKTLYNYVDAQLFDIRNIDLPRKVKYRPRYKQPEFKVDRGCRIGRSYTDFQKFLENNPETAIVQMDTVIGRAGGKCLLTIHFVETSLMLAFLRDANTSASVIRIIKLLDKVLGPELFSRLFPVILTDNGSEFSNPKEMERRDTVPCNRTNVFYCDPSAPYQKGACEVNHELIRRILPKGSSFDDLTQSDIYRMMDHINSYKRKKLNNRSPYETFSFYYGEDVLKKLGCSPVAAENIILKPKLLKK
- a CDS encoding helix-turn-helix transcriptional regulator; this translates as MQAENFSCPVEATLSLIGGKYKPLILWHLIEQPLHYMELQRLIPKATAKMLSQQLRDLQQSGLVSREVIPENPPKTIYSLTSFGKSIVPVLEAMCNWGTSYLDGLDVQLPCCPSMRK
- a CDS encoding nitroreductase family protein gives rise to the protein MELLEIAKKRFSVRNYTNQKVEPEKLAKILEAAHVAPTAANLQPVHLIVAQSDEALAKVGEAAEVYGAPLAIIVCADHNKAWVRPFDKKQTGDIDASILTDHMMLQATELGLGSVWVCYFKPDVLSKAFHLPANLEPINILAIGYSAEGEGDPNRFAAQRIPMDKLVSYDML
- a CDS encoding type IV secretory system conjugative DNA transfer family protein, giving the protein MEVQNIVLFVCIGLGMFAVIGGLAMLSNYYTLNGIKSRTVGDGQHGTARFATEKEIGETYAHVPYQPEKWRKGVALPKEQGLVVGYKKRGSSITALVDNGDIHCLMIGAAGVGKTANFLYPNIEYACASGMSFLTTDTKGDLFRNYAGIARDCYGYRISVLDLRNPTRSDGNNILTLVNKYMDAYLKDPNNLAAKAKAEKYAKITAKTIICSDGASASSYGQNAFFYDAAEGLLASVILLIAEYCPPEKRHIISVFKLIQDLLAPSPVKNRSLFQLLMDKLPPDHKAKWFAGAALNSADQAMASVMSTAMSRLNAFLDSEMEQILCFDSTLDTETFCSQKSAIFIVLPEEDNTKYFMVSLFLQQLYREMLTIANEHGGKLPNRVMMFADEIGTIPKIESMEMMFSAGRSRRISMVPIIQSFAQLEKNYGKEGSSIIIDNCQDILFGGFAPNSESAEILSKALGNRTVLSGSISRGKNDPSQSLQMISRSLMSPDELKTLPKGHFILAKTGNCPMQTELPLFLNWGICFGGTL
- a CDS encoding radical SAM protein, yielding MNDIETGPVRPPSESNSLLIRVTRGCHWNKCYFCGLYKSMKFSMRPIEDIISDIKAQSEQRSNQRYKSCFLQDGDALVLKTEYLLKILDALHHYFPALESVTTYARADSITRKSLSELKLLREYGLNHLYCGMETGSDRVLQLVNKGFDSNTVIQSGCLAKEANMTLSEFILLGIGGKEYSEENARKTADALNIIRPDFIRVHATGFKPGTMMWQLIQEGTISLQSEEEIVREQRLFLQCLKEMNSYYVNEHIVNLLLEVRGNLLSEKDQMLSDIDRFLSLPPEERLLFAVGRRFNVFFFLDDLKKSELRSQARLYMDEIKKKNPNVDFAFLCNYVRQSQI